From Triticum aestivum cultivar Chinese Spring chromosome 4A, IWGSC CS RefSeq v2.1, whole genome shotgun sequence, a single genomic window includes:
- the LOC123086492 gene encoding uncharacterized protein has product MEVCSVARITSFAHFGLKILPKLLALSPGSLGKFRKVSPAMETETVLRKLPELLQDVLIKVSPPMETETVVRNLPELLQDVLMDIFSLLEIPDLMRAASVSSSWRSAYTSLCSQLKLYKRPQTPCLLYTSESAGENVACLYSLAEKRVYNLTLPDPPIRSRYLLGSSHGWLVTADDKSELHLINPVTGQQIALPSVVTIGYVQPIFDNAGTIIMYKLRQQLYDPDLDPEMVGPKMFPHAPDKLRDHVYIRVFIFPDPSTGSYIVVLIHGPGCQLSFARVGDCKWTLLTLDWDYDQCIYMDGLLYASIRAGRMDAFDLTGPTVTRNIIADEIAIHSSEYRGEFYLLQAPWGDLLQVCRKAELIDAGYEELIVKTNKILLHKVDMEAQELVEINSLHHNVLFLGRNQSICLSAEEYPQLKANCVYFADDEQHNWKYKTNPRDIGVLNLEDDSREEIVSPLWSSWPSPIWITPSLTVMNLSLYK; this is encoded by the coding sequence ATGGAGGTCTGTAGCGTAGCCAGGATAACGAGCTTTGCACATTTTGGCCTGAAAATTTTGCCTAAGCTCCTGGCTCTTTCTCCCGGTTCATTGGGGAAATTCAGAAAGGTCTCACCAGCGATGGAAACTGAAACTGTGTTGAGAAAACTGCCGGAGCTGCTGCAGGATGTATTGATAAAGGTCTCACCACCCATGGAAACTGAAACTGTGGTGAGAAATTTGCCGGAGCTGCTGCAGGATGTATTGATGGACATATTTTCACTCCTGGAGATACCTGACCTCATGCGTGCGGCCTCTGTCAGCTCCTCCTGGCGCTCCGCGTATACCAGCCTCTGCAGCCAGCTTAAGCTGTACAAACGGCCTCAAACGCCTTGCCTCCTCTACACCTCTGAATCTGCTGGTGAGAATGTAGCTTGTCTCTACAGCCTCGCAGAGAAGAGGGTCTACAATTTAACTCTCCCGGATCCACCCATCCGCAGCAGGTATCTTCTTGGGTCATCGCATGGTTGGCTAGTTACCGCGGATGACAAGTCTGAGCTACACCTTATCAATCCGGTCACTGGCCAACAGATTGCTCTCCCGTCAGTGGTCACCATTGGTTATGTACAACCAATATTTGACAATGCAGGCACAATTATTATGTATAAATTGCGACAGCAACTTTACGATCCAGACTTAGACCCCGAAATGGTTGGTCCCAAAATGTTCCCCCATGCTCCCGACAAGCTTCGTGACCATGTCTACATCAGGGTATTTATCTTTCCGGATCCGTCCACAGGAAGCTACATTGTGGTTCTCATCCATGGTCCAGGATGTCAGCTTTCGTTTGCAAGGGTAGGAGATTGTAAGTGGACCTTGCTGACGCTGGATTGGGACTATGATCAATGCATCTACATGGATGGTCTATTGTATGCATCCATAAGAGCCGGAAGAATGGATGCTTTTGACCTCACTGGTCCTACCGTCACGAGGAATATAATTGCAGATGAGATTGCCATTCACAGTTCTGAGTACAGGGGCGAATTCTACCTTCTTCAGGCTCCATGGGGTGATCTGCTGCAAGTTTGCAGGAAGGCTGAACTCATAGATGCGGGCTATGAGGAGCTCATAGTTAAAACTAATAAAATCTTGTTACACAAAGTCGATATGGAAGCACAAGAGCTTGTGGAAATAAATAGCTTGCATCATAACGTGTTGTTTCTGGGGCGTAACCAGTCTATATGCCTTAGTGCTGAAGAATATCCGCAACTGAAGGCAAATTGTGTCTATTTCGCAGATGATGAGCAACATAATTGGAAGTATAAGACGAATCCCCGGGACATAGGTGTTCTCAACCTTGAAGATGACAGTAGGGAGGAAATTGTGTCCCCGCTTTGGTCCAGCTGGCCAAGTCCCATATGGATAACACCCAGTCTTACAGTGATGAACCTGTCATTGTACAAATAG